From a single Porites lutea chromosome 10, jaPorLute2.1, whole genome shotgun sequence genomic region:
- the LOC140949833 gene encoding angiotensin-converting enzyme-like, translating to MFLLKLCLISLTHVVLAETNSKAVEFTTEFNRRALLERNKLEIASWRYSCNVSSAEAAEEKKAVSLAFEEFLEQERKKAEEFINNKELSEDLQRQIKLIRVSATLNNLQKRRRLTEIKIQMQKIYSASQVYDYVTKKNLSLSPDLTNIMANSSSYTTLLYAWLEWRDTVGPKLRPLFEEYVNLTNEGARDNGYANYGAFWQAPYEVTNLPGLVKSLWKDLEPFYQELHAYVRSQLARSYPQVRENDPIPAHLLGNMWAQNWVAIYPLVEPYKDRSSLDVTQSMRKKNFKVENMFDLTEKFFLSLGMEKLPKTFLQMSMIRKPKGRDVECHPSAYDMYSKTEDGEKDVRIHQCTEVTQDWLETTHHEMGHVYYFMSFWHQPYIYRDSANPAFHEAVGDTMSLSVSTPQHLAKIGLLEDFKPDEGLEINSLMKLALDYIAFLPFGYLVDQWRWNVFQGKTKPNMYNSAWWRLRTRYQGIKAPQERSESNFDPGAKFHVANDVPYIRYFISRVLQFQFHKAACKAAGFKGPLHRCSIYQSTEAGEKIGEMLKLGRSKSWPEALEKLTNKRSMDVGPMKEYFWPLYLWLRKQRCSSNYTIGWPENPAPKDDPCIVPTTLPNTYSHKTQSYEQARGKAHALVLNAAGKFVTAVSWMLLCWKVIIGML from the exons ATGTTTCTTCTGAAACTTTGCTTGATTTCTTTAACGCACGTAGTTTTGGCTGAGACTAACTCAAAAGCGGTAGAGTTTACAACGGAATTCAACCGCCGTGCTTTGTTGGAGAGGAACAAACTTGAGATCGCGAGCTGGAGATACTCTTGTAATGTGTCATCGGCCGAAGCAGCAGAGGAGAAGAAAGCTGTATCTTTGGCGTTCGAGGAATTTCtagaacaagaaagaaaaaaggccgAGGAGTTCATCAACAACAAAGAGTTGTCTGAGGATCTTCAACGCCAAATCAAGTTAATTCGCGTCTCAGCGACTTTGAATAATCTACAGAAACGCAGAAGACTCACTGAAATTAAGATACaaatgcaaaaaatatataGCGCTTCCCAAGTTTATGATTATGTGACAAAAAAGAATCTATCACTTTCCCCAGATTTAACAAATATCATGGCTAATTCTTCGAGTTATACGACGTTGCTGTATGCATGGTTAGAGTGGCGTGACACTGTCGGCCCCAAATTGCGACCTCTTTTCGAAGAATACGTCAACCTTACAAATGAAGGTGCAAGAGACAACGGTTATGCCAATTATGGAGCTTTTTGGCAAGCACCTTACGAGGTTACTAATCTTCCAGGGCTCGTGAAATCTCTTTGGAAAGATTTGGAGCCGTTTTATCAAGAACTACACGCTTACGTGCGTTCGCAGCTTGCGAGAAGTTATCCCCAGGTGCGAGAGAACGATCCGATCCCTGCTCATCTGCTTGGTAACATGTGGGCACAGAATTGGGTCGCAATTTACCCGTTGGTCGAGCCCTATAAAGACAGATCAAGCCTAGATGTCACCCAGTCTATGCGAAAGAAGAATTTCAAAGTGGAAAACATGTTTGATTTAACGGAGAAGTTTTTCCTATCACTCGGAATGGAGAAACTGCCCAAGACATTTCTGCAAATGTCCATGATTAGAAAACCCAAAGGACGGGATGTCGAGTGTCATCCCTCTGCCTATGACATGTACAGCAAAACAGAGGACGGTGAAAAAGACGTGAG gaTTCACCAATGTACTGAGGTAACGCAAGACTGGCTTGAGACGACACATCATGAGATGGGCCACGTCTACTACTTCATGTCATTCTGGCACCAACCGTACATATACCGTGACAGTGCTAACCCAGCATTCCATGAGGCTGTAGGTGACACCATGTCTCTTTCTGTGTCAACACCTCAGCATCTCGCTAAAATCGGTTTGCTGGAGGACTTCAAACCCGATGAAG GTTTGGAGATCAACTCTTTGATGAAATTAGCGTTAGACTATATTGCCTTTTTGCCGTTCGGATACCTTGTGGATCAATGGCGTTGGAACGTATTTCAGGGGAAAACAAAACCTAACATGTACAACAGTGCCTGGTGGAGACTGAGAACTAGGTACCAGGGCATCAAAGCCCCACAGGAAAGAAGCGAGAGCAATTTTGATCCGGGTGCCAAATTTCATGTAGCAAATGACGTTCCCTATATCAG GTACTTTATCAGCAGAGTTCTGCAGTTTCAGTTCCACAAAGCGGCCTGTAAAGCAGCAGGCTTTAAGGGCCCTCTTCACCGATGTTCCATATACCAGTCTACTGAAGCTGGAGAGAAGATCGG GGAAATGCTGAAATTAGGTAGAAGCAAGTCGTGGCCAGAAGCTCTTGAAAAACTCACCAACAAGAGATCTATGGATGTTGGTCCCATGAAAGAGTATTTTTGGCCTCTGTACTTGTGGCTAAGAAAGCAAAGATGTTCTTCCAACTATACCATTGGATGGCCCGAAAATCCGGCTCCTAAAGACGATCCGTGTATAGTGCCGACAACTCTACCCAACACCTACTCACACAAGACACAGTCGTATGAGCAGGCACGCGGGAAAGCGCATGCACTCGTTTTGAACGCCGCTGGCAAGTTCGTGACGGCTGTTTCCTGGATGTTGTTATGTTGGAAGGTGATCATAGGTATGTTATGA